Proteins from one Sarcophilus harrisii chromosome 2, mSarHar1.11, whole genome shotgun sequence genomic window:
- the KCTD9 gene encoding BTB/POZ domain-containing protein KCTD9, whose translation MRRVTLFLNGSPKNGKVVAVYGTLSDLLSVASNKLGIKATSVYNGKGGLIDDIALIRDDDVLFVCEGEPFIDPQTDMKLPEGPTGAHTDWLTLNVGGRYFTTTRSTLVNKEPDSMLAHMFKDKGAWGNKQDHRGAFLIDRSPEYFEPILNYLRHGQLIVNDGINLLGVLEEARFFGIDSLIEHLEVAIKNSQPPEDHSPISRKEFVRFLLATPTKSELRCQGLNFSGADLSRLDLRYINFKMANLSRCNLAHANLCCANLERADLSGSVLDCANLQGVKMLCSNAEGASLKLCNFEDPSGLKANLEGANLKGVDMEGSQMTGINLRVATLKNAKLKNCNLRGATLAGTDLENCDLSGCDLQEANLRGSNVKGAIFEEMLTPLHMSQSVR comes from the exons gTGGTTGCTGTATATGGAACTTTATCAGACTTGCTTTCTGTGGCCAGCAATAAGCTTGGAATCAAAGCAACAAGTGTGTATAATGGAAAAGGTGGACTGATTGATGATATTGCTTTGATCAG AGATGATGATGTTCTCTTTGTATGTGAAGGAGAGCCATTTATTG ATCCACAGACAGATATGAAGCTTCCTGAAGGACCAACAGGAGCTCATACAGACTGGCTAACTCTAAATGTAGGAGGACGGTACTTTACAACCACACG GAGCACTTTAGTGAATAAAGAACCTGACAGTATGCTGGCCCACATGTTTAAGGACAAAG GTGCCTGGGGAAATAAACAAGATCACAGGGGAGCTTTCCTAATTGACAGAAGTCCTGAGTATTTTGAACCCATTCTGAACTACCTACGTCATGGACAGCTTATTGTAAATGATGGCATTAATTTATTGG GAGTGTTAGAAGAAGCCAGATTTTTTGGAATTGACTCTTTGATTGAACATCTTGAAGTGGCaataaag AATTCTCAGCCCCCAGAAGACCATTCTCCAATATCTCGAAAGGAATTTGTTCGGTTTCTGCTAGCCACGCCAACCAAGTCAGAATTGCGTTGCCAG gGTCTAAACTTCAGTGGTGCTGATCTTTCTCGTTTGGACCTTCgatatataaatttcaaaatggCCAATTTAAGTCGCTGCAACCTGGCACATGCTAATCTCTGCTGTGCGAATCTTGAACGAGCTGATCTCTCCGGATCAGTGCTGGAT TGTGCAAATCTCCAGGGGGTAAAAATGCTTTGTTCTAATGCAGAAGGGGCATCTCTGAAGCTGTGTAACTTTGAGGATCCTTCAGGCCTTAAAGCCAACTTGGAAG GTGCTAATTTGAAAGGTGTGGATATGGAAGGAAGTCAAATGACAGGGATCAACCTTCGAGTTGCTAccttaaaaaatgcaaaattgaaGAACTGTAATCTTCGAGGAGCAACTCTAGCAGGGACAGATTTAGAG AATTGTGATCTTTCGGGTTGTGATCTCCAAGAAGCCAACTTGAGAGGCTCCAATGTCAAGGGTGCCATCTTTGAAGAGATGCTGACTCCGTTGCATATGTCCCAGAGCGTCAGATAA